GCAACACTAACCCACCACGGAAACAGAACCAGCAGGTCGAGAATTGATTCATTCTTTTTTGCCATTAAATTTCCTCTATTTTATGGATTAACGAACTAAGCTCACCTGCGAGTGTGCCCGCAGGGGCGCACGTCAGATGGAGCGCCTTGTTAGGGTGGCTTTGGTGCATTTCGATCCCGGAGTTTTGCTTCGACGGTGAGGGGGTCGCGGGCACAATGGAAGACCCCAAACACAATAATCGTGTCGTCTTCTATCCTGAAGTAAACAGCGTAGGGAAATCTCCGAAGCAGACGACGCCGAAATTCGCCGTGCACCTTTGGGTAAAGCACTGGATTGCGTGGAATCTCACCAGCACAGGCATAAAACACCCGAAGGAATTCCTCTCCGAGGCTCGGCGACTTCCTTTCATACCATACATAACCACCAATGACATCTTCCGCGACTTCGGGAAGGAAACGCAGGGTGTATGTCATTTCGTCCCTTCTATTCTTGTCCGAAGTTCCTCAAGAGATAAAAGGTTGCCAGGACCCAGTTCATATCTTTTGAGCCTTTTGTCCAACTCATCCATATGGCTCTGGGGGACAGGTACGACAGACTCATCCGAAGCAATGTTGTCCCACAGATCCTCAACCAACAGGATCTTTTCCGGCGTGTTTAATTTTGTGATTTCAGGAATATCGCTTATACGCACTGTTTATCTCCTTTCTTTATAGATGCCTTAATAATAACATTTTTGGGTTTGTTTAGCTATGTCCCTAACGTTCGCCATAACCGGCAGTGAAAAGTGGGGCGACGAAGGCGCACAGCTTTTCACTGTCCGCGTTGATGGCGTTGTTAGATGCTAGTGTAGTGCGTCATAAATAGCCTTACATAATAGAAGAATTACATATACTGTCATGCATGAGCAGATGAGCGGCGCCGATTGTTTTATCACCGGAGGAACGGGCCACGATAGATATGTGGTCACGTGGAAAGCGTTTTCCTGCGCGATTAGTCCAAAGGGCACAGATTGTTCTAATGGCAGCGGGGGTCAGTGGTCCGGTTAGTCGGGGGTCCAGGTCGGGGGTCCAGGGTCGGACCACGCTAACCTATTGATATTTACGATAAGCATTCCTATAATAGGTGTATTCAGCCCTTAGAACACTATTTTCAGTGGTAAAATTGGCATTGTAAGGAGGGGGGAGACTCTCTAAGTTCCTAAGTATCATTAGTTTTTTTCGCAACATTTGATCCTGTTGCTCTTGTATCAATTTA
This window of the Nitrospirota bacterium genome carries:
- a CDS encoding type II toxin-antitoxin system RelE/ParE family toxin translates to MTYTLRFLPEVAEDVIGGYVWYERKSPSLGEEFLRVFYACAGEIPRNPVLYPKVHGEFRRRLLRRFPYAVYFRIEDDTIIVFGVFHCARDPLTVEAKLRDRNAPKPP
- a CDS encoding addiction module protein: MRISDIPEITKLNTPEKILLVEDLWDNIASDESVVPVPQSHMDELDKRLKRYELGPGNLLSLEELRTRIEGTK